The following are encoded together in the Jaculus jaculus isolate mJacJac1 chromosome 3, mJacJac1.mat.Y.cur, whole genome shotgun sequence genome:
- the Idh2 gene encoding isocitrate dehydrogenase [NADP], mitochondrial codes for MAGYLRVVRSLRRASGSGPAWAPAALTTPSLPEQPRRHYADKRIKVAKPVVEMDGDEMTRIIWQFIKEKLILPHVDVQLKYFDLGLPNRDQTNDQVTIDSALATQKYNVAVKCATITPDEARVEEFKLKKMWKSPNGTIRNILGGTVFREPIICKNIPRLVPGWNKPITIGRHAHGDQYKCTDFVVDRAGTFKMIFTPKDGSETKEWEVYNFPAGGVGMGMYNTDESISGFAHSCFQYAIQKKWPLYMSTKNTILKAYDGRFKDIFQEIFNKHYKTDFDKNKIWYEHRLIDDMVAQVLKSSGGFVWACKNYDGDVQSDILAQGFGSLGLMTSVLVCPDGKTIEAEAAHGTVTRHYREHQKGRPTSTNPIASIFAWTRGLEHRGKLDGNQDLIRFSQTLEKVCVETVESGAMTKDLAGCIHGLSNVKLNEHFLNTTDFLDTIKSNLDRALHKQ; via the exons ATGGCCGGCTACCTGCGGGTCGTGCGCTCGCTGCGCAGAGCCTCGGgttcggggccagcctgggcgCCGGCGGCCCTGACCACTCCCAGCTTGCCGGAGCAGCCGCGGCGCCACT ATGCTGACAAGAGGATCAAGGTGGCGAAGCCGGTGGTGGAGATGGATGGCGACGAAATGACCCGCATCATCTGGCAGTTCATCAAGGAGAAG CTCATCCTGCCCCATGTGGATGTCCAGCTCAAGTACTTTGACCTTGGGCTCCCGAACCGTGACCAGACCAATGACCAGGTCACCATTGACTCTGCGCTGGCCACCCAGAAGTACAATGTGGCTGTCAAGTGTGCCACCATAACCCCCGATGAGGCCCGTGTGGAAG AGTTCAAGCTGAAGAAGATGTGGAAGAGCCCTAACGGAACCATTCGGAACATCCTTGGGGGGACCGTCTTCCGGGAGCCCATCATCTGCAAAAATATCCCCCGCCTTGTACCCGGCTGGAACAAGCCTATCACTATTGGCAGGCATGCCCATGGCGACCAG TACAAGTGCACAGACTTCGTGGTAGACCGGGCTGGCACGTTCAAGATGATCTTTACACCAAAGGATGGCAGTGAGACCAAGGAATGGGAGGTGTACAACTTTCCTGCCGGTGGCGTGGGCATGGGAATGTACAACACGGATGAG tcCATCTCGGGTTTCGCGCACAGCTGTTTCCAGTATGCTATCCAGAAAAAGTGGCCGCTGTATATGAGCACCAAGAACACGATTCTGAAGGCCTATGACGGGCGGTTCAAGGACATTTTCCAGGAGATCTTTAACAA GCACTATAAGACTGACTTCGACAAGAATAAGATCTGGTACGAGCACCGGCTCATTGACGACATGGTGGCCCAGGTGCTTAAGTCCTCGGGCGGCTTTGTGTGGGCCTGCAAGAACTACGATGGAGACGTGCAGTCTGACATCCTGGCTCAAG GCTTCGGCTCCCTTGGCCTGATGACCTCTGTGCTGGTGTGCCCGGATGGGAAGACCATCGAGGCTGAGGCTGCCCACGGGACAGTGACCCGCCATTACCGGGAACACCAGAAG GGCCGGCCCACCAGCACCAACCCAATCGCCAGCATCTTTGCCTGGACCCGGGGTCTGGAGCACCGGGGCAAACTGGATGGGAACCAGGACCTCATCAG GTTCTCCCAGACTCTGGAGAAGGTGTGCGTGGAGACTGTGGAGAGTGGAGCCATGACAAAGGATCTGGCCGGCTGTATTCATGGCCTCAGCAA TGTGAAGCTGAATGAACACTTCCTGAACACTACCGACTTCCTGGACACCATCAAGAGCAACCTGGACAGAGCCTTGCACAAGCAGTAG